A single window of Nicotiana tomentosiformis chromosome 1, ASM39032v3, whole genome shotgun sequence DNA harbors:
- the LOC138910782 gene encoding uncharacterized protein, protein MNGVLRFGKKGKFSPRYIGPFEILKKIGDVAYELALPPSLSGVHPVFHVSMIRKYVGDPSHILDFSTVQIGSNLSNDVESMAILDRQVRKPRSKSIESVKVQWRGQPAGEATWELGQEMRSKYPHLFKTPGIVLNSFEDERLFKRVRM, encoded by the coding sequence atgaatggtgtgttgaggttcgggaagaaaggcaagttcagccctcggtatattgggccttttgagatacttaaaaaAATTGgggatgtggcttatgaacttgctttgccacctagtctatcaggtgttcatccagtgttccatgtatccatgatccgaaagtatgtcggggatccgtctcatattctggatttcagtacagtacaaatAGGCAGTAATTTGTCTAATGATGTGGAGtcgatggctattttagaccgacaggttaGAAAGCCTAGGTCAAAGAGCATAgaatcagtgaaggtgcagtggagaggccagccagccggagaagctacttgggagcttggacaggagatgcggagcaaatatccacatttATTTAAGACTCCAGGTATTGTTCTAaactcatttgaggacgaacgtttgtttaagagagtgAGAATGTAA